One Aquamicrobium sp. genomic region harbors:
- the odhB gene encoding 2-oxoglutarate dehydrogenase complex dihydrolipoyllysine-residue succinyltransferase, with the protein MATEIRVPTLGESVTEATVGKWFKKAGDAIAADEPIVELETDKVTVEVPAPAAGVLAEIAVAEGETVGVGALLGSIAAGAGAAAPKKEEPKAAAPAAPAKAAEPAKPAAAAAPAGKTEMPPSPAAARVLAEAGVAADQVAGSGKRGQVLKSDALDAVARGVTTPAPAAAATPVPAAPRAPSSEEDAAREERVRMTKLRQTIARRLKDAQSTAAMLTTFNEVDMKPVMDLRSKYKDLFEKKHGVKLGFMGFFTKAVTHALKEIPAVNAEIDGTDIVYKNYAHIGVAVGTDKGLVVPVVRDADAMSISEIEKEIGRLGVAARDGKLSVADMQGGTFTISNGGVYGSLMSTPILNAPQSGILGMHKIQDRPVVVGGQVVVRPMMYLALSYDHRIVDGKEAVTFLVRVKETLEDPERLVLDL; encoded by the coding sequence TCTCGGCGAGTCCGTCACCGAAGCAACGGTCGGCAAGTGGTTCAAGAAGGCCGGCGACGCCATCGCCGCCGACGAGCCGATCGTCGAGCTCGAAACCGACAAGGTGACGGTCGAGGTTCCCGCGCCGGCCGCCGGCGTCCTCGCAGAGATCGCTGTTGCGGAAGGCGAGACCGTCGGCGTCGGCGCGCTGCTCGGCTCCATCGCCGCGGGCGCCGGCGCCGCCGCGCCGAAGAAGGAAGAGCCGAAGGCAGCCGCGCCCGCAGCGCCCGCCAAGGCAGCCGAGCCGGCCAAGCCCGCCGCCGCTGCCGCGCCGGCCGGCAAGACCGAGATGCCGCCTTCGCCCGCCGCCGCCCGCGTCCTCGCCGAGGCCGGCGTCGCCGCCGATCAGGTCGCCGGCTCCGGCAAGCGCGGCCAGGTGCTGAAGTCGGATGCGCTCGACGCGGTCGCCCGCGGCGTCACCACGCCTGCGCCGGCCGCTGCCGCGACCCCCGTTCCGGCCGCCCCGCGCGCGCCCTCCTCGGAGGAGGACGCCGCCCGCGAGGAGCGCGTGCGCATGACCAAGCTGCGCCAGACCATCGCGCGCCGCCTCAAGGACGCCCAGAGCACCGCCGCCATGCTGACCACCTTCAACGAGGTGGACATGAAGCCGGTGATGGACCTGCGCTCGAAGTACAAGGACCTGTTCGAGAAGAAGCACGGCGTCAAGCTCGGCTTCATGGGCTTCTTCACCAAGGCGGTGACGCACGCGCTGAAGGAGATCCCGGCGGTCAACGCCGAGATCGACGGCACGGACATCGTCTACAAGAACTACGCCCATATCGGCGTCGCCGTCGGCACCGACAAGGGCCTCGTCGTGCCGGTGGTGCGCGATGCCGACGCCATGTCGATCTCCGAGATCGAGAAGGAGATCGGCAGGCTCGGCGTGGCGGCTCGCGACGGCAAGCTGTCGGTCGCCGACATGCAGGGCGGCACCTTCACCATCTCGAACGGCGGCGTTTACGGCTCGCTGATGTCGACGCCGATCCTCAACGCGCCGCAGTCGGGCATCCTCGGCATGCACAAGATCCAGGACCGCCCGGTCGTGGTCGGCGGGCAGGTCGTCGTCCGGCCGATGATGTATCTGGCGCTGAGCTACGATCACCGCATCGTCGACGGCAAGGAGGCCGTGACCTTCCTCGTCCGCGTCAAGGAAACGCTGGAAGACCCCGAGCGGCTGGTGCTCGATCTCTAG